ttctgttccagggtCCCCTACTacatctattatttttaaaagattttttaaaaagattttatctatttatttatttgaaagggacagaatgcgagagagagagagagagagagagagagtagagagagcaagagcgagcataagagggggaaagtcagagggagaagcagactccccacagagaagagagcccaatgtggggcttgatcctggactccaggatcatgacctgtgctgaaggcagtcgcccaaccaaccaagccacccaggctccccatttttaaaagattctagttatttatttgtcagagagggagggaggaagtatgagcagggggagccgaaggtagagggagaagcaggctccccactgagcaaggagcccaattcagggcttgatcccaggaccctaggatcatgatctgagccaaaggcagatgcttgactgactgagccacccaggtgcgtccccccacccccacttacaCACACATAGTACCTCTAGTGGGCATGTCTCCTTTGGCTCCTCTTGGCTATGGTGGTTTCTCAGACTTCACTGCTTTCGATAACCTTGATAGCTTTGAGAACTACTAGTCAGGTATTTTATAGGGTGCTGCACCACCAAAATCTGCCCCACGTCCTTCTCATAAGACTGGGGCTCTGGGTTattgggaggaagaccacagaggtaaagggCCATTTTCATTACATCACAGCAAGAGGACATACCAGCAACAGGACTTACCACTGTCActgttgaccttgatcacctggcttgATCACCTTGATCACTTGTCAAGTTCCCAGCTGATTTTTATGCCAGATAAACAGGAGGAGATGAGCAGAATGCCTCTGACTCAGTGACAACTCTTTTAGGTCACTGTTCAGAAGAAAGGAGTCCCAGTAACCTGTGGGGTCACACAGAGCACAGGTCTGCCTTACGAGTCCCCGGGGCAAGCACCTGACCATGATTTGTCACAATCCCACCAGGTAGGCAAAATCATTATccccatgttatttatttttttaagattttacttatttatttgacagacagagatcacaagtaggcagagaggcaggcggggggtggggtggggggagacaggctccctgctgagcagagagcacgatgtggggctccatcccaggaccctgagaccatgaccctgagaccatgacctgagccgaaggcagaggctttaacccactgagccacccagacgctcccaTTATCCCCATGTTATGTTTGAGGGAGCTGCTCTTCTGAGGCCCCATGGCCAGAAACCAGCCGAGCCACATCTGTTCAGCCTTGCTCTGAGCTCCGCGCTGCCCCCACTTGAAGGCGAGGGTGCCGGTGGATGGGGCCTCCTCTCCCAGGGTGACAGCCGGGAGGAGAGATGTACAGGGCTTCCCCTCAGGGCCCAGACTGGAACCTTAGCCAGAGGTCAATCTGCTCATTCTAGCCCAAATGTTCTGAGTGGGAAAATATCCAAACAGATAGAAGTTAAAAGAGAGCCAGgcccaaacaaacaacaaaacaaaaaaaacaggggcgcctgggtggctcagtgggttaaagcctctgccttcggctcgagtcatgatctcagggtcctgggatcgagccccacgtcgggctctctgctctgcggggagcctgcttcctcttctctctctgcctgcttctctgcctacttgtgatctctgtcaaataaataaataattttttttttaagattttatttatttatttgacagagagagatcacaagtagacggagaggcaggcagagagagagagagagagggaagcaggctccccgctgagcagagagcccgacgcgggcctcgatcccaggaccctgagatcatgacccgagccgaaggcagcggcttaacccactgagccacccaggcgccctaaataaattctttaaaaaaaaaaaaaaaaaaacccaatccaCATGGGATCAAGGTGTCCAAAGCCTAGGAAAATCAAATTGGCaggaaaaaatgactaaaaaaaattttttttcttaaagatttatttttgtgagagagagagagggcacatgcaGGCATGCACaagggggaggagggtcagaaggagaagcaggcttcccattgagcaggaagccccatgcgggactcaatcccaggaccctgggatcacgacctgagccaaaggcagatgcttaacccactgagccactcaggtgcccagaaAAACTGGTTTTTGATCCTTTTCCTGAGGTTATTAGAATAgagacttttcaatttttttttttttttaagtaatctctatacccaacacggggctcgaactcacaaccccaaattCAAACATTAGATGCTCTacacactgagccagccaggctcccggAGAATAGAGCCTTTGGCCCTGTATGCCCCATATTTGCTTAGTCAGTCCCTTATTGATGGATGGTAATGTGTTTCCTATTTGTTACTATACATTGTAGCTATCACCTTCTAAGTACCTAGAACTGTCTGCAACTTATGCCAGAAGACAGATTCCTGAAACTAGAACTGCTGAGTCACAGAGCaggagtatttttaattttgacacaGTACTACCAAGTTACTCCTAAAAGGTTACTAAGTTGTACCTTCCCCTTCCTACCAATAGTACCCACTGCCCATTTTCTCACATCATCACCAGTATTAGAtactctttttgttgtttggaaaggcaaggaaaagtcATTATCATTTTCATCTGTATGTCTCTCATTGTTAGAGATACTGAGTATCATTTCCGGTTTTTAGTggccatttggatttttttttttttaagattttatttatttatttgacagagatcacaagtaggcagaaaggcaggcagagagagagagaggaggaagcaggctctctgccaagcagatagccccatgcggggcctgaccccagaaccctgggaccacgacccaagccgaaggcagaggcctcaacccactgagtcacccaggcgccccaatttttttttttttaagattttatttatttacgtctcagagtgagcacaggcagacagaatggcaggcagaggcagagggagaggcaggcttcccgctgagcaaggagcccgatgcgggactgaatcccaagatgctgggatcacgagccaaaggcagccgtttaacccactgagccacccaggcgcccctggatattcattctttttttttttttttatttttatattttatttatttatttgacagagagagatcacaagcagatggagaggtaggcagagaaagagagagagggaagcaggctccctgctgagcagagagcccgatgcgggcctcgatcccaggaccctgagatcatgacctgagccgaaggcagcggcttaacccactgagccacccaggcgccctggatattCATTCTTAAACATATTACAAGTATTTTGATCTGTCTTATCATTTATCATCTGTTCCTCCATaggaaaagtttttccttttccgTGGGGTCAAGTCTGTTGATCTTCTTTCTTACAGTTTCAGACGTTTCTGTCACATGTAGAAAAGCTTCCCTTACTCTTGCATTCCGCAGTTATCTGTTCCAGCTCATGAACAATTCTTATCCATCCACTGTCCCGCCAGGCCAGCCGCAGGGTCTGTCAATGCCCAGCACAGCTCTCTGGCCCCAAGGCAGAGCTCGGCTCCCTAGAGTCCCAGGGCTGGCCAGGACCCTGAAGCTGCTGCgtgcccagccctggccccaagCTCTTCTCCAGCTCTGCGGCCACCCGGGGAGCTGCACCCTGGATGGCATCCTGGATGCTATCTAAGTCCCAATGGGTCCTCAGGAGAGCATCATCTAGGGTGAAAAAGCCATCCCGTGTGCGCCGCACTTGGGAGCAGACGGCGGTGGTCTTCAGCTCCAGGCCGATCTCATGCACCAGCCTTCTCAGCTGCTTCTGTGTCTCATGCATGCACTGCACCTCTGTCGGGGACATACAACAGATCCCAAGGCTAGGCGCACAGCCTCCGGTTATCTGATCTAGATCGCACTGTGATACCTCTTGGCTATGTGATCACCTTAACTGAAGACCAAGCTCTCCAGGGCTTTGCTATTCAAAGCGCAGCCCAGGGGCCAGCCCTGAAGGTTGATTAGATGTGCAGAACCTTGGGTTCCAcccagacctacagaatcagagtttgctccccatcccccaagaCCTCCAGGGGATTTGTGCACAGGTTAACTTCCAGAAGGCAGCTCTAGTCTAAGACTTAaggctcatctgtaaaatgggtggtGAGGAATCTCAAGAGATAATGTACTCAAGGTGCTTATCTTTGGGAGTCCCGGTCAACAGTCAAGAAGCCCTTATGACTCGAGGAGGAGAGagtaggaaggagggaggggctgagctgGGTGGGACTGGGGAGGTGAGGGCGCTGTCTGATATCCCACGGCTACTTGAAACATTGGGAGGCACTGGAAATGAACCGCTGAGTATAAACTTACTCGCTAAGCTCCGGCTTCAAAGCTAACTTGGCAGCATACAGGACAGGATTGGCCTGTGTGTTCTGTGATGGGCCAAGTTCAGTCCAAGGCTGAGAAGGCAGCTGGCCGCTGGTGCGGTAGCCAGCAGACACCAGGGCGGGCATGGGCTGGCCTCTGCAAGGGCATTCCACAGTGACTCCCCAAACCCAGGAGCCCCGTCTCATGCTCCAACTTCCTGGGGCAACTTACGTATGAGGAATTCCGGAGGCGCAAAGTGGATGCACTGGATGGCCGTGACCAGCATTGGGGACTTGTTCATGGGCCGGATCAAGCCTCTCACAGCCATCTCATAGGCCTCCTGGGTCTGCAAGTCCAGGTTGGAGTACCTGGGGATCAGAAGAGGGCTGGCGTGGGATGGGGAGCCGGGCCCAGTTTACCCCTGGCCCTGCCCCGCTCGTGAAGAGCTTTCCTGAAGCTTTTCCTTCACTTTCcatcttccctgcccctccagctgccctcttctctgtcccctccaATCCCTAAACGCAGGCTCTGGCCTCCTCTGCAGTCTCCCTGCTTCCTGGCACGGGCGTGCTGTCTGCTCCTGCCCACTGGCTCTAGGTCATGTCATCTGGGTTCCTGGCTTCCCTCTCCACTAAGTCATAAACTCTCACTGAGGCTAGCTGGGGTCTCTTGATCTCCCCTGGTCTCCCCAGGGGCTGGTCTGGCACAAAGAAACACTTCTGGGTGCTGTGGAAGCAAGGGCTGGTCCATGTCTGCTTTCCGGCTGCAAAATGAAAAGTCCTTAGAATCTGCCCCAGGGTGGGCGGAGCctacagggagcccagtgggcaCTTCTCACTTCTTACTCTCCCAGCACCCCCTCAAGGGCCCCTCTCAGGAGAGTGTGGATGGGGCCCTACTTACATCACCAGGGCCTTCTGATGGGAACCCTGGATCAGGGCCAGGATTCGGTCCAGCTTCTCTCTGGTCACATGATCTGGAAAAGCCAAAGGATGGTCAGCCCCCAGTGTCTGCCGAGGACAGGCCACAACAAACTGGCAAACTCCCTTCCCTCAAACCAGCCCCATCCTTGGAACCTGGAGGGGCCCCAGGGCAACCTCTGGTCCCAGGGCTCCCACTCAGGGGCTTGAGAGTCCTTTGAAACTCTTACGAAAGCCCAGGACCCTCTTCTCAGAAAGTTATGCTTGAACTCAGCATTgtgaggacattttttttttttttaaagattttatttatttatttgacagagagagatcacaagcaggcagagaggcaggcggagagagaggaggaagcaggctccgtgctgagcagagagcccgatgcggggctcgatcccaggaccctgagatcatgacctgagctgaaggcagcggcttaacccactgagccacccaggcgccccatgtgagGACATTTTTAAGGGGCTCAAGGACTCCAACTTAAGAATACTTTCTTTGGGAAAGGAGGCTCCAAGCCGTACTATGGCTTATCCAACATTCTAAGCCAGGTCCTCCGAGCCTCAGTCTGGGTTTTTATATGccagggaccctgggagggaGAGTGCCATCTGTCTGAAAGTAGACACAGATGGCGAGAGGCTCCGCCTGCTAGTCCCGAGTGACTAGGGCATGCAGCAGCTAGGCCTGGGTATTCTCACAGACTGCCAGGAGGCGGACCCTGCGGCCCAGCTGGGCCAGAGTTCTGAGCACAGGGGTGGTGACCAAAGGTCTGCCAGCTCATGCAGAGCCTAGACCTCTGATCTCCTCTGTTTGGCTTTCTTCATGCTGCTGTTCTACCTGAAATGGACCCACCACgactgcctcctccctcctcgaCAGCCCAGCTCAAATGCGGCCTCCTCCAGAAACCCCTCCTGGAGCATGTCACTTCTTCATCCTGCCTCCTGCAGCTCTGCCCTTGGGTTTCTGCCCAGCATTTAATTTGCTTTGGTTTGGGACAccggggtggcttagtcagtcaagtgtctgccttcagcttagggcATGGCCccaggatcgagacccacatcgggctccttgctcaatggggagcctgcttctccctctgtctgcagctcctcctgcttgtgctttttctctctctcagataaatttaaaaaatcttttaatttactTTGGTTTTAACATTATTCTTTAGTTATATAATTGACATACGAATCTTctttaagaaatatgtttttaggggcgcctgggtggctcagtgggttaagcctctgccttcagctcaggtcatgatctcagggtcctgggatcgagccccgagtcgggctctctgctcagcagggagcctgcttccctctctctctgcctgcctctctgcctacttgtgatctctctgtcaaataaataaaataaaataagaagggaaaccaaaccaaaaaaaaaaaaaatgtttttataagatttatttgagagagagagaacgtgcataCACGTGCATGccagaagaagggggagagggagaggatcttaagtaggcacccctcttctttaAGATTTAGATCAGGGGGCACCCgcgcggctcagtgggttaagtttccaactcttgatttctgctgaggtcgtgatctcagggttgtgacatcaagccctgtgccgggctccacactcagtgtggagcctgcttaagatcatctccccttgccccttctccctgaatgcacattcttcctctctctctctctctccctctcaaataaataagtgaataaataaaatcttagaaaaaaagaaaaaagaaagaaatttagctCAGCGTTATTAACAAGCATCTCCCCTCTTCCAAATTCCCGCTGCCTCCCAACCAGAGTGTCAACCTGGTAACTGTCTCTGGACGTGTTTTGGATGCTGACACACTCACCCGTACAGATTACATAGTGTTACTCTGCCACGGTCTTAATCCTGTGCACAAGATGCAGAGGTGTGTGTCAGCTCTCCCTGCTAGACTGAGTTCACTGAGCCTGGGGACCCCATCTGATTCATCATACATCCGCCCCCCAAGAGCCTGGCCCATGGCTGGTGCCCAAAAacatctgtcaaataagaaaatgtaattgggggcacctgggtggctcagtcagttaattttctgccttcagctcaggtccccatcccagggtcccaaaatcgagccccgcatcaggctccctgctcagcagggagtctgcttctccctctctctctgcctgccactctgcctacttgtgctctctgtcaaataaataaaatctaaaacaaaacaaaacaaaaacataactgATCTTACAGAAAGTGTTAGAACATTGGGAGTGTAAGAAGTGAAGAATGAGCCATCCAACCGTCCATCCATCCGCCTacctaccccctcccccctcccatgtCCCAGGCTGTGCACTGCGTGTAACCACAGGCTTGGAATGACATGGTCCCTGCTCCCACGGGGACAGTGTGGGGTggaaagacagataataaataatcactaatcatggggcacctgggtggctcagtcagttgaccatctaactcttgattttggctcaggtcattatcgcagagtcatgggatcgagccccatatcgagcTCTGCaccctgagcatggagtctgcttgagattctctctcccttgttgcttttgcccttccttccgctctctgtctctaataaataaactttaagaaatcACTAATCATTAGTTGGTTCCTGTTCTCAGAGCCCATCTAGTTCATCTGGGGTTAGAGGAGCTTCCCTGGGGAGGTGACATTTGTGCCAGGtcgggaggcagagggaacacaGGGCAACTGTACCTGCGAGACAGAACGATGTGCCCACAGGCCTCCAACAGCCAGCCTGAGCGTGCTGGAGTCAGCGGGGCCTGCATGGCCAGTGTGGGGGTGAGAAGCAAGGGAGAGCAAGCGTGAAGGCAGCCACAGCCGCTCTCCTCCCACCGCCCTGGGCTCCTGCGGGCTCTCACCGTACGTTGACTTCTCCACCAGCCGCCCCTCGTCACAGAAGTCATCTGTGGCTTTGCCCAGGAGGCCCCGTACTGTGTAATCctgcaggggcagggaaggaaagatgTACTCAGAGTCCCTGCTCACCCTTAGCACCGAGGAGGGAGGTGCGCCCAGCAGCTCCCACCCCCGACCTTCTAGACAGGCTGCAGATGGGGGGGTCCTCAGGTCTCCCCGCAGGGAGCCAGGCACTCAGcgcccacccagccaccccactgTGCCCCCCCAGGAAGGGTGCCAGACTCCCCTTTGACAGCAAGCACCTGCCCACAAAGGGCGGTGACCACCCCGTGCCTCCACGTCTCTCCTCTCTAACGAGACCTGACAACTGCTCAGGCCgggcccctcccactgctcctggTTGGCTTCTCCCCAGCCTCCAAATACGTGGCTAGCGGCCTCTGCCACACAGAAGTGATGACAGCAGCAGCGATAATAATTTACGGAGTATCTACCATGCGCCAGTGACTGGGCTAAGTACAGTGCATGTAACTTAAACTTCAGAGTGACCCTAGAGAGGAGGTACTATTAgcactcccattttacaaatgaaaaaaatggaagaacatgAGTGTTAAGTAATCTACCCAGGGACCCACAGCTGGCAGAGGGCCAGAAGTCAGTTTCAAAAGGAAGCCATATGGCTCCAgaatctgtgctcttaaccattaAAAATGGAGGCCCCCTAACACAGCACCTCTGTCCCCACTCATGGTGCCAGACTCCACGGCCCCAGCCCAGAGACAAGCTCCCTGATGCCTGGATGGTGACGTCCACCTCTTAGTTTTGGAGCAGGGGAGCGGGGATGGAGTGGTGTCACGATCAGGCTCTGGGGTTGGACAGATCCAGGTGCAAATCGCAGTTCTGTTCCTTACAGGCTACGCAACCCTGCGCAAATGACATCCCCTCTCTGTGCCAGTGGTCTCATCGGTGAGATGGGTTAACAGCAGATCCCACTTTGTGGGGAAGTGGTGAGGCACCCACAAGGGAATCCACGTGTAGTGCTCAGCAGAGCAGACAGCACACTGTAAGGCTAGAGGTCATTACCACGCTATCCCTACAGTCTCCTCCAGCACCGAGCCATGAAACAAGGCTGGCTGATAACCTGGGTGTTACCCCATGGAGTCCTCTCAGCTTCAGATTTCCTGCCAGTGAGCCCCCGGAAAAGGACCGGGGGCTGAATGAGTTGTCCCCAGCGCCCCCATACCTTGGTGAGGTGAGCGTTGTACATGCTGGTGAGAAGCCTGCATCCATGTCCCACGCCGAGCACTGGAAGACACCCAGGCTGATCTCACACCTGCCTCCCCCCTTCCCGTTGCCCTGGGACCTCCAGCCCCCACAACCACCACCCCCATACTTCCATCTCCAATGCTACTAAAGCCAGCAAGAGGACAAGGACAGTTTCTTCTACAGGGAGCAAGTGAGCTCCCCCAGGGAAGATATGAAATTGTAGGTTTTGGGGCCCA
This DNA window, taken from Lutra lutra chromosome 13, mLutLut1.2, whole genome shotgun sequence, encodes the following:
- the TRUB2 gene encoding pseudouridylate synthase TRUB2, mitochondrial, with protein sequence MAAPMVRTTFGRGTVRHFRSGAATSPAGAARASGMGSRGLARLHGLFAVYKPPGLKWKHVRDTVELQLLKGVNAGKAPAPEQRVRFLLGPVGDGEEKALTLTATSVPTLTNHPLVCGPAFTSLKIGVGHRLDAQASGVLVLGVGHGCRLLTSMYNAHLTKDYTVRGLLGKATDDFCDEGRLVEKSTYDHVTREKLDRILALIQGSHQKALVMYSNLDLQTQEAYEMAVRGLIRPMNKSPMLVTAIQCIHFAPPEFLIQVQCMHETQKQLRRLVHEIGLELKTTAVCSQVRRTRDGFFTLDDALLRTHWDLDSIQDAIQGAAPRVAAELEKSLGPGLGTQQLQGPGQPWDSREPSSALGPESCAGH